Proteins encoded by one window of Bacteroidota bacterium:
- a CDS encoding T9SS type A sorting domain-containing protein has product MKTFLLILFSSITIGVYSQSTIIGTTTYDLQTNACSRNRIQVYDDGSISVVWTGATTLGAWPERGMFYNHYNGVTWNPAPTARIETVRTGFGELMKVLDHEVVLSHDGTNLQLFANAVIGGAVWTQLPGSDLITGLWPVTECPQGTDDIYVVCADNVSPTSIIFSRSDNGGASWAVLESPLPFLSEADGFDALSAEVYQIQVKGSHVYISYGSSWSDLILLHSPAKGNPGTWSQIEINDFPIDNYNGDLGEDSDFDGDGDFDTINTIDGFNEMIITNAGVVHIFSGNYQLLDTDPDAEGWGYFPRTSGLLYWNSTMAEPTNIELLIDWNNADGLNDPFLGIGADLAMYDGVSFTSMVGAAIDEATGYIYLIYAMPIEYTDYFGDPEVSEAQSFRDLFGVYSADNGTTWSAPINLTNTAELHQENVFPMVYDKAIDGKVHVVWMQDAEPGTSLDVNNTDAYGSNNIRYQAFDGADFGIEPPCDFTEGPTGLFAAPIAPTSVQLHWDEVPGADKYQVLVYQVSDPAIKFKKKPASNMANILGLTPETDYAYKIKTICPGGVFSPYSATSFFTTPPLRSGEINNFLIVYPNPSNGNFTVQLPDLINTKVEIKVIDALGKIVLLKDVFTTVEDQEEKIDLSGVSSGIYFIQMLYNGDLTTGTILIE; this is encoded by the coding sequence ATGAAAACATTTCTGTTGATCTTATTTTCCTCAATAACCATCGGTGTTTACAGCCAATCAACAATTATTGGCACAACCACTTACGACCTTCAAACAAATGCCTGCTCCAGAAACCGGATACAGGTTTACGACGATGGAAGTATATCAGTAGTCTGGACCGGAGCCACCACATTAGGTGCTTGGCCAGAACGCGGAATGTTTTACAATCATTATAACGGAGTAACATGGAACCCTGCTCCAACTGCCCGAATTGAAACTGTTAGGACAGGTTTTGGTGAATTAATGAAAGTGCTGGATCATGAAGTTGTACTTTCTCATGATGGAACTAATTTACAATTATTTGCCAATGCTGTTATAGGTGGTGCAGTATGGACACAACTCCCGGGATCTGATCTGATAACAGGATTATGGCCGGTTACTGAATGTCCTCAAGGTACTGATGATATTTATGTTGTTTGTGCAGATAACGTATCGCCAACCAGTATCATTTTTTCAAGATCAGATAATGGAGGTGCTTCATGGGCAGTTTTAGAATCTCCCTTACCCTTCTTATCAGAAGCAGATGGATTTGATGCATTAAGCGCTGAAGTGTATCAAATTCAAGTTAAAGGATCACATGTATATATTTCCTATGGAAGCAGTTGGTCAGATCTAATATTACTTCATTCACCTGCAAAAGGAAATCCCGGAACCTGGTCACAAATAGAAATAAATGATTTTCCAATAGATAATTATAATGGAGATCTGGGTGAGGATTCTGATTTTGATGGTGATGGTGATTTTGATACCATTAATACTATTGATGGATTTAATGAAATGATAATCACGAATGCGGGTGTGGTGCATATTTTTTCTGGAAACTATCAACTGCTTGATACTGATCCAGACGCAGAAGGATGGGGTTATTTTCCAAGAACAAGCGGACTACTTTATTGGAATTCCACCATGGCTGAACCGACAAATATTGAATTATTAATTGATTGGAATAATGCAGATGGATTAAATGATCCTTTTTTAGGTATCGGTGCGGATCTCGCAATGTATGATGGCGTATCCTTCACTTCTATGGTTGGTGCGGCAATTGATGAAGCAACAGGATATATTTATCTTATTTATGCCATGCCTATAGAATATACCGATTATTTTGGTGATCCTGAAGTAAGTGAAGCGCAATCATTCAGAGATCTTTTTGGAGTGTATTCTGCTGATAATGGAACAACATGGTCGGCACCAATTAATTTGACCAACACCGCAGAATTACATCAGGAAAATGTTTTTCCAATGGTATATGATAAAGCAATTGACGGAAAAGTGCATGTAGTTTGGATGCAAGATGCTGAACCCGGAACTTCATTGGATGTTAATAACACAGATGCTTATGGATCAAATAATATCAGATATCAAGCATTTGACGGAGCAGATTTCGGAATTGAACCACCATGCGATTTCACCGAAGGCCCAACAGGATTATTTGCAGCTCCAATTGCACCAACATCAGTGCAATTACATTGGGATGAAGTTCCGGGTGCTGATAAATATCAGGTATTGGTTTATCAAGTTTCAGATCCGGCAATAAAATTTAAGAAAAAACCAGCGAGCAATATGGCAAATATTCTCGGTCTAACTCCGGAAACAGATTATGCATATAAAATTAAGACGATTTGTCCGGGTGGTGTTTTTTCTCCTTATTCAGCAACTTCTTTCTTCACCACACCTCCATTAAGATCGGGAGAAATAAATAATTTCTTAATTGTTTATCCAAATCCTTCCAATGGAAATTTCACTGTGCAATTACCTGATTTAATAAATACTAAGGTGGAGATAAAAGTTATAGATGCACTTGGTAAAATTGTTTTATTAAAAGATGTGTTTACTACTGTGGAAGACCAGGAGGAAAAAATAGATCTATCCGGTGTATCATCGGGGATATATTTTATTCAGATGTTGTATAATGGTGATTTAACTACTGGAACAATATTAATTGAATAA
- a CDS encoding SDR family oxidoreductase: MKSKILLITGADGALGKTVTARLLDEGWELHAAVLNEKSKSILDEFFPQQINKTLFPFIADLAKETEVQNWIRGIKGNIFGLVHLAGGYKGAGSIADYTEADYNFLMDLNVKPTFLLLKEIVPILKASGMGSIVTIGAKPVLHQAKGNTLYTASKGALVAITLSVAEECRNFNVRANIILPATLQTPNNLSWATEEQYKTFTPTEDVADTIAFLMSEKAKGITGVSIPMYNKIEW; the protein is encoded by the coding sequence ATGAAATCTAAAATATTACTGATAACCGGCGCCGACGGAGCATTGGGAAAAACAGTTACAGCGCGTTTGTTAGACGAAGGTTGGGAATTACATGCCGCGGTTTTAAATGAAAAAAGCAAATCCATTCTCGATGAATTCTTCCCTCAACAGATCAATAAAACTCTTTTTCCTTTTATTGCCGATCTTGCTAAAGAAACAGAGGTGCAGAATTGGATAAGAGGCATAAAAGGCAATATTTTCGGACTTGTCCACCTTGCAGGAGGTTATAAAGGAGCAGGTTCAATAGCAGACTATACCGAAGCAGATTATAATTTTTTGATGGACCTGAATGTAAAACCTACTTTTTTATTGCTCAAAGAAATTGTTCCTATACTAAAAGCTTCCGGTATGGGTTCCATAGTAACCATCGGGGCAAAACCTGTTTTACATCAGGCGAAAGGAAATACTTTATACACGGCGAGCAAGGGTGCATTGGTTGCAATCACTTTAAGTGTGGCTGAGGAATGTCGCAATTTTAATGTCAGGGCGAATATTATTTTACCGGCAACATTACAAACACCCAATAATTTGAGTTGGGCTACGGAAGAACAATATAAAACCTTTACTCCCACCGAAGATGTTGCGGATACCATCGCATTTTTAATGAGTGAGAAGGCTAAAGGAATTACCGGAGTTTCAATCCCTATGTATAATAAAATTGAATGGTAA
- a CDS encoding ABC transporter ATP-binding protein → MQKDLLLDVKNLSTHFTTDGGIVKAVDDISFQIYRGETVGIVGESGSGKSVTSLSLMRLIPNPPGKIVGGELIYRSEKGAVDLTKVPEAEMRHYRGNKISMIFQEPMTSLNPVFTCGSQVDEAIILHQKKNKKEAKALTLQLFQKVQLPSPERIYSSYPHTLSGGQKQRVMIAMAMSCNPDILIADEPTTALDVTVQKTILELMSELKKTINSSIIFITHDLGVIAEIADRVLVMYKGKIVEQGTVLEIFEDPKHPYTKGLMACRPQLELRLKKLPVIADFMREDESGNLFARTDSEDGQENSITDILKTNIVTQQETDQRLIDLQKQEPILKIENIKTWFPATKTIFGKVTEWVKAVDDVSFDVYPGETLGLVGESGCGKTTLGRTIIRLVEPVSGNIIFNGKNILELSQNEMKPLRKDIQIIFQDPYSSLNPRMTVGNAIKEPMTVHKLYANDKIRKEKVIELMEKTGLKAEFYNRYPHEFSGGQRQRICIARALALNPKFIICDESVSALDVSVQAQVLNLLIQLRNEFNFTYIFISHDLGVVKFMSDRMVVMNKGVIEEMGASDEIYHNPQKEYTRKLIDAIPKGQLSDIKQRLMQLQ, encoded by the coding sequence ATGCAAAAGGATCTGTTGCTGGATGTTAAAAATTTATCTACTCATTTTACTACGGATGGTGGAATTGTTAAAGCCGTTGATGATATTTCCTTTCAAATTTACAGGGGAGAAACTGTAGGCATTGTTGGCGAATCAGGTTCCGGAAAATCGGTCACTTCTTTATCGTTAATGCGACTTATTCCAAATCCTCCGGGAAAAATTGTGGGTGGAGAATTAATATATCGCAGTGAAAAAGGCGCTGTAGATCTCACCAAAGTTCCTGAAGCTGAAATGCGGCATTACCGGGGAAATAAAATTTCCATGATATTTCAGGAACCCATGACAAGTTTAAATCCTGTTTTTACCTGTGGTTCTCAGGTGGATGAAGCAATTATTTTACATCAGAAAAAAAATAAAAAAGAAGCAAAGGCATTAACACTACAATTATTTCAAAAAGTACAACTTCCATCTCCTGAAAGAATTTATTCTTCGTATCCGCATACATTAAGCGGCGGACAAAAACAAAGGGTAATGATCGCAATGGCAATGAGTTGTAATCCCGATATTTTAATTGCCGATGAACCGACCACAGCTTTAGATGTAACGGTTCAGAAAACCATTCTGGAATTAATGTCGGAACTCAAAAAAACAATTAACAGCAGCATCATTTTTATTACACATGACCTCGGTGTAATTGCAGAAATTGCCGACAGAGTTTTGGTGATGTATAAAGGAAAAATTGTGGAACAGGGAACCGTTCTCGAAATTTTTGAAGATCCCAAACATCCTTATACCAAAGGATTAATGGCTTGTCGCCCGCAATTGGAGCTCCGTTTAAAAAAATTGCCTGTTATTGCAGATTTTATGCGCGAGGATGAATCGGGGAATCTATTTGCGCGAACAGATTCTGAAGACGGACAGGAAAATAGTATAACAGATATTCTCAAAACAAATATCGTAACCCAACAGGAAACCGATCAGCGATTAATTGATCTTCAAAAACAAGAGCCCATATTAAAAATTGAAAATATTAAAACATGGTTTCCTGCAACAAAAACAATTTTCGGAAAAGTAACGGAATGGGTAAAAGCAGTGGATGATGTTTCTTTTGATGTTTACCCGGGGGAAACTTTGGGATTGGTTGGTGAAAGCGGTTGCGGAAAAACTACTCTTGGGAGAACCATTATTCGTTTAGTGGAACCTGTTTCCGGAAATATTATTTTTAACGGCAAAAACATTCTCGAATTATCACAAAATGAAATGAAACCTTTGAGAAAGGATATTCAGATCATTTTTCAGGATCCATATTCCTCACTAAATCCGCGTATGACAGTGGGTAATGCCATTAAAGAACCGATGACAGTACACAAATTATATGCTAATGATAAGATCCGAAAGGAAAAGGTGATAGAATTAATGGAGAAAACGGGTTTGAAAGCCGAATTTTATAATAGATATCCACATGAGTTTTCCGGCGGGCAGCGTCAGCGAATTTGTATTGCAAGAGCACTGGCTTTAAATCCGAAATTTATTATTTGTGATGAAAGTGTTTCCGCTTTGGATGTAAGTGTGCAGGCGCAGGTTTTAAATCTGCTGATCCAATTGCGTAACGAATTCAATTTTACCTATATATTTATTTCTCACGACCTCGGGGTGGTAAAATTCATGAGCGACCGGATGGTGGTGATGAATAAAGGGGTAATTGAAGAAATGGGTGCATCGGATGAAATTTATCACAATCCCCAAAAAGAATACACCCGGAAACTGATTGATGCCATTCCGAAGGGTCAGTTAAGTGACATTAAACAGAGGTTAATGCAACTGCAATAA
- a CDS encoding 3'-5' exonuclease, with the protein MLQTIAPENLFIFDIETVPGKKHYDELAPELQKLFDDKVGRTRKEDEDKSEFYFSKAGIFAEFGKVICISCAYIQKINNDYHLKIKTFKGDDEKMMLEEFKQTLINVSKNNFQLCGHNIREFDVPWLCRRYLINRITLPPVLDIYGKKPWEVNHVDTMELWKFGDYKNYTSLNLLATILEIPTPKDDIDGSMVGDVYWNKNDLNRIGLYCSKDVIAVAQVIMRLKGLELIREENIIYV; encoded by the coding sequence ATGTTACAAACAATTGCCCCCGAAAATCTTTTTATTTTCGACATCGAAACAGTACCCGGAAAAAAACACTATGATGAACTCGCTCCGGAATTACAGAAATTATTTGACGATAAAGTAGGTCGCACCCGAAAGGAGGATGAGGATAAAAGCGAATTCTATTTTTCGAAAGCAGGAATATTTGCAGAGTTTGGAAAAGTAATATGTATCTCCTGCGCCTATATCCAAAAAATAAATAATGATTATCATCTTAAAATAAAAACTTTTAAAGGTGATGATGAAAAAATGATGTTGGAAGAATTTAAACAGACCTTAATTAATGTCTCCAAAAATAATTTTCAATTATGCGGGCATAATATTCGCGAATTTGATGTTCCATGGTTGTGCAGAAGATATTTAATTAACAGAATTACTTTACCTCCGGTGTTGGATATTTATGGCAAAAAACCCTGGGAAGTAAATCATGTGGATACCATGGAATTATGGAAATTCGGTGATTATAAAAATTATACTTCTCTGAATTTATTAGCTACAATTTTAGAAATTCCTACACCAAAAGATGATATTGATGGCAGCATGGTTGGCGATGTTTACTGGAATAAAAATGACCTTAACCGTATCGGTCTATATTGCAGCAAAGATGTTATTGCCGTTGCACAGGTAATTATGCGATTAAAGGGATTGGAGTTGATAAGGGAGGAGAATATTATTTATGTATGA
- a CDS encoding NAD(P)/FAD-dependent oxidoreductase, whose translation MTYRYDDTSLPKIVIIGGGFAGLELVKRLNNKPYRVTLLDKNNFHTFQPLLYQIASAGLTAESIAYPFRRKIGQYPNIIFRMATVEKIDPQTQKVITDVGDFEYDHLIIASGAVTNFYGNTAIEKVSFTLKSVQEALDMRSAILHKFERAIISDSTADQKQRMNFIIVGGGPTGVELAGALAEIRKNVLPHDYRELKGENMEIHLIEGSGRLLAAMSEKASRLAKKYLESDGVKVWLNALVQNFDGDELLLSNGEKIKTDNIIWAAGVKGATIEGISAESIVRGGKYQTDAFNRIKNYSNIYAIGDIAFMTEDKNFPNGHPGVAQVAIQQASNLANNFIRLNRKKELKPFKYKNKGNMATIGRHKAVVDLPFYSFGGYLAWYIWMFIHLMALVGFRNRFMVFMNWMWNYFSYDRALRIIVEPEEKNT comes from the coding sequence ATGACATACCGATACGACGATACATCGCTTCCAAAAATTGTGATCATAGGCGGAGGATTTGCGGGCCTGGAACTCGTAAAACGACTAAATAATAAACCTTACCGCGTAACTCTTTTAGATAAAAATAATTTTCACACCTTTCAACCCTTGCTTTATCAGATAGCTTCGGCGGGATTGACAGCGGAAAGTATTGCATACCCTTTTCGCAGAAAGATAGGCCAATATCCCAATATTATTTTCAGGATGGCAACGGTGGAAAAAATTGATCCGCAAACACAAAAAGTAATTACAGATGTTGGGGATTTCGAATACGATCATCTCATAATTGCAAGCGGGGCAGTAACAAATTTTTATGGCAATACTGCAATTGAGAAAGTGAGTTTCACACTTAAATCGGTGCAGGAAGCTCTGGATATGCGAAGTGCTATTTTACACAAATTTGAAAGGGCGATAATCTCCGATTCCACTGCAGACCAAAAACAGCGGATGAATTTTATTATTGTTGGCGGGGGCCCAACCGGAGTAGAGCTTGCCGGTGCTTTAGCAGAGATCAGAAAAAATGTTTTACCTCACGATTATCGCGAACTTAAAGGCGAAAATATGGAGATCCATTTAATAGAGGGGTCGGGTAGATTATTGGCTGCAATGAGCGAAAAAGCATCCCGATTGGCTAAAAAATATCTGGAAAGTGATGGAGTAAAAGTTTGGCTGAATGCCCTTGTTCAAAATTTTGATGGTGATGAATTATTACTTTCCAATGGCGAGAAAATTAAAACAGATAATATTATTTGGGCTGCCGGAGTAAAAGGCGCAACTATAGAGGGAATAAGTGCCGAATCAATTGTAAGAGGTGGAAAATATCAAACGGATGCTTTTAACCGAATCAAAAATTATTCAAATATTTATGCCATTGGAGATATAGCTTTCATGACTGAGGATAAAAATTTTCCCAACGGACATCCGGGAGTAGCACAAGTTGCAATACAACAAGCTTCTAATCTTGCCAATAATTTTATCAGACTTAATAGAAAAAAAGAATTAAAACCCTTCAAATATAAAAACAAAGGAAACATGGCAACCATCGGAAGGCATAAAGCCGTTGTAGATCTGCCTTTCTATTCCTTTGGAGGCTATTTGGCTTGGTACATCTGGATGTTCATTCACCTGATGGCGCTTGTGGGATTCAGAAATCGTTTTATGGTATTTATGAACTGGATGTGGAATTATTTTTCATACGATCGCGCATTACGCATCATCGTAGAACCGGAAGAAAAAAATACCTGA